A window of Trichoderma atroviride chromosome 3, complete sequence contains these coding sequences:
- a CDS encoding uncharacterized protein (EggNog:ENOG41): MVTATLRDGQSGLPTPHSTMPYWLQNPSYVLLGRRSTPDLPPTADVIVIGSGITGAFAARELVAKGRSVLMLEAREACWGATGRNGGHCQPLLYASKPHIAHFELETYHFLEKLVEQYGIPCDWKRVGGVHALPTDELVDLAAKVIANLNASHPQLKDCAKLYTDPESIAEFRVQPEHARGVVHQPFAAKLWPYKLVTWVLEALFTKQPPEVFNLQTTTPVTHLQQVEDSSNKWVVHTPRGQVVANEVLLATNAYTSHLLPEMSKLVVPVRGQVAALEPPDGDVALEHSHVWLAEKSDNYLVQRNDELQMIVVGGERVNVPGGGGRDMEG, encoded by the exons ATGGTGACCGCCACGCTACGAGATGGCCAATCTGGGCTGCCAACTCCGCACAGCACAATGCCCTACTGGCTGCAGAATCCTTCGTATGTCCTCTTGGGCCGTCGGTCGACTCCGGATCTCCCGCCCACCGCAGATGTCATCGTCATTGGCAGCGGAATCACGGGGGCGTTTGCAGCGAGAGAGCTGGTTGCCAAGGGAAGATCGGTTTTGATGCTGGAGGCGAGGGAGGCGTGCTGGGGAGCAACGGGGAGG AACGGAGGGCACTGTCAGCCATTACTTTATGCCAGCAAGCCGCACATTGCGCACTTTGAGCTCGAAACGTATCATTTCCTGGAAAAACTTGTTGAGCAATACGGCATTCCATGTGATTGGAAGCGTGTTGGCGGCGTTCATGCGTTGCCTACAGACGAATTGGTCGATCTTGCAGCAAAGGTCATTGCCAACCTCAATGCCTCCCACCCTCAGCTGAAGGACTGCGCAAAGCTCTACACGGACCCAGAAAGCATTGCCGAGTTTAGAGTGCAGCCGGAACATGCTCGCGGAGTGGTGCACCAGCCCTTTGCGGCGAAGCTATGGCCGTATAAGCTTGTTACTTGGGTCTTGGAGGCGCTTTTTACGAAGCAGCCGCCCGAGGTGTTTAACTTGCAGACTACCACGCCGGTGACGCATTTGCAGCAGGTGGAGGACTCGAGCAACAAGTGGGTTGTTCATACGCCGAGAGGGCAGGTGGTTGCGAATGAGGTGCTTCTTGCTACGAATGCGTATACGTCGCATCTGCTGCCTGAGATGAGCAAGTTGGTCGTGCCGGTGAGGGGCCAGGTTGCTGCTCTGGAGCCGCCGGATGGGGATGTGGCACTGGAGCATAGCCATGTTTGGTTGGCGGAGAAGAGTGACAATTACTTGGTCCAGAGGAATGATGAGCTGCAAATGATTGTGGTGGGCGGTGAGAGAGTGAATGTGCctggaggggggggaagggATATGGAAGGATGA